The Pelodiscus sinensis isolate JC-2024 chromosome 30, ASM4963464v1, whole genome shotgun sequence genome has a window encoding:
- the LOC142821198 gene encoding olfactory receptor 1G1-like, whose product MKRMEGRNQTPIAEFLLLGFGDGPHLQPLLFMFFLVIYIVTVAGNLLIVGLVVTDRHLHTPMYYLLGNLSCLETCLISTLLPRLLASLLSGDRTISVKGCIMQLYFIGITSTAESLMLTAMSYDRYLAICNPLRYAAVMNGRVCCQLVAGCWMSSLMTSTVGMFFLFQFTFCDSKEIDHFFCDFSPMIKLSCNDTSTLELVTFIIATIWTFVPCLLTLASYTCIITTILKIPSHTGRKKAFSTCSSHLIVLTVFYVTVITVYMVPAGNTPKVLQKIFSVFYTVLTPMINPIIYCLRNKEVNESLRKALKLVTFRHRHRNLTDKF is encoded by the coding sequence ATGAAAAGAATGGAAGGAAGAAACCAAACACCCATTGCCGAATTCCTCCTCTTAGGGTTTGGAGATGGGCCTCACCTGCAGCCCCTTCTCTTCATGTTCTTTCTAGTCATCTACATTGTGACTGTGGCTGGGAACCTCCTCATTGTTGGCCTAGTGGTCACTGATCGGCACCTTCACACACCCATGTACTACCTATTGGGGAACCTGTCTTGCTTGGAGACCTGCCTCATCTCCACTTTGTTGCCCCGGCTACTGGCCAGTCTCCTAAGTGGGGACAGAACCATCTCTGTGAAGGGCTGCATTATGCAATTGTATTTCATTGGCATCACATCAACTGCAGAATCTCTGATGCTCACGGCTATGTCGTACGATCGGTATTTAGCCATATGCAACCCTCTTCGTTATGCTGCCGTGATGAACGGCCGGGTTTGTTGCCAGCTAGTGGCAGGATGCTGGATGAGTAGCTTGATGACCAGCACTGTGGGGATGTTTTTCTTGTTCCAATTTACGTTTTGTGATTCCAAAGAGatcgaccatttcttttgtgatttttcACCCATGATAAAACTGTCCTGTAACGACACCAGCACTCTGGAACTGGTGACATTTATTATTGCTACGATATGGACGTTTGTGCCCTGTCTTCTGACCCTAGCGTCCTACACTTGTATCATCACCACCATCTTGAAGATCCCTTCCCACACCGGGAggaaaaaggccttttccacctgctcctcccacctcatcgtaCTGACAGTTTTCTATGTGACCGTGATCACGGTGTATATGGTTCCAGCAGGCAACACTCCCAAGGTCCTAcagaaaatattctctgtcttctaCACAGTCCTGACTCCCATgatcaaccccatcatctactgCCTAAGAAACAAGGAGGTCAATGAGTCCCTCAGAAAAGCTCTTAAACTGGTTACTTTCAGGCATAGGCATAGAAACTTAACGGACAAATTTTAG
- the LOC102463947 gene encoding olfactory receptor 5AP2-like, protein MENVEERNQTLISEFILLGFGNDPELQPLLFLVFLVIYLLTLAGNLLIIALVVTDQHLHTPMYFFLGNLACLETCYSSTILPRLLAGLLSGDRSISVKGCIVQLYFFGVVSATENLLLMAMSYDRYLAICHPLHYAVLMNGRVCMKLVAGSWISSFLGIAIVNNFLFQLRFCDFKEIDHFFCDISPLLKVSCDDTQTLQILSFIVAAVGTLVPCLLTLASYVCIITAILRIPSASGRRKAFSTCSSHLIVVTLYYVTLVTVYVVPTASTPYVLQKVLSVFYTVLTPMINPVIYCLRNKEVNDSLEKAVHKLVSCSNRRGIQQDKF, encoded by the coding sequence ATGGAGAATGTAGAAGAAAGAAACCAAACGCTCATCTCAGAATTCATCCTCCTAGGATTTGGGAATGACCCTGAGCTGCAGCCCCTTCTCTTCCTCGTGTTTCTAGTGATCTACCTTCTGACTTTGGCCGGGAACCTCCTCATCATTGCGCTAGTTGTGACTGATcagcaccttcacacccccatgtacttcttcctggggaacttGGCCTGCTTGGAGACCTGCTACAGCTCCACcatcctgccccggctgctggccgGTCTCCTGAGTGGAGACAGAAGCATTTCTGTGAAGGGCTGCATCGTGCAGTTGTATTTCTTCGGTGTCGTCTCAGCTACAGAAAATCTGCTGCTCATGGCCATGTCGTACGACCGGTATCtcgccatctgccaccccctccacTACGCAGTGCTGATGAACGGCCGGGTTTGCATGAAACTAGTGGCAGGGTCCTGGATAAGCAGCTTTCTGGGCATCGCCATAGTAAATAATTTCTTGTTCCAATTAAGATTCTGTGATTTCAAAGAAATTgaccatttcttctgtgacatTTCCCCCTTGCTAAAGGTCTCCTGCGATGACACCCAGACTCTGCAAATTCTTTCATTTATTGTCGCTGCTGTAGGGACACTTGTGCCCTGTCTACTGACCCTGGCATCCTACGTGTGTATCATCACCGCCATCCTGAGGATCCCGTCCGCCTCCGGGAGGagaaaggccttttccacctgctcctcccacctcattgtggtgacACTTTACTACGTGACCCTGGTCACTGTCTATGTGGTTCCAACAGCCAGCACTCCCTATGTCCTACAAAAGGTACTCTCGGTCTTCTACACGGTCCTGACTCCCATGATCAACCCCGTCATCTACTGCCTGCGAAACAAGGAGGTGAACGACTCCCTGGAGAAAGCTGTTCATAAGCTGGTTTCTTGCAGCAACAGGCGTGGAATCCAACAAGACAAATTTTAG
- the LOC102443457 gene encoding olfactory receptor 5AP2-like has protein sequence MENVEERNQTLISEFILLGFGNDPELQPLLFLVFLVIYLLTLAGNFLIIALVVTDQHLHTPMYFFLGNLACLETCYSSTILPRLLASLLSGDRSISVKGCIVQLYFFGVVSATENLLLMAMSYDRYLAICHPLRYVALMNGRVCMKLVAGSWISSFLAVAIVNNFFFQLRFCDFKEIDHFFCDLSPLLKVSCDDTQTLQILSFIVAAVGTLVPCLLTLASYVCIITAILRIPSASGRRKAFSTCSSHLIVVTLYYGIVITVYVVPTASTPYLLQKVLSVFYTVLTPLINPVIYCLRNKEVNDSLEKAVHKLVSCSNRRGIQQDKF, from the coding sequence ATGGAGAATGTAGAAGAAAGGAACCAAACGCTCATCTCAGAATTCATCCTTCTAGGATTTGGGAATGACCCTGAGCTGCAGCCCCTTCTCTTCCTCGTGTTTCTAGTGATCTACCTTCTGACTTTGGCCGGGAACTTCCTCATCATTGCGCTAGTTGTGACTGATcagcaccttcacacccccatgtacttcttcctggggaacttGGCCTGCTTGGAGACATGCTACAGCTCCACcatcctgccccggctgctggccagtctcctgaGTGGAGACAGAAGCATTTCTGTGAAGGGCTGCATCGTGCAGTTGTATTTCTTCGGTGTCGTCTCAGCTACAGAAAATCTGCTGCTCATGGCCATGTCGTACGACCGGTATCtcgccatctgccaccccctccgCTACGTGGCGCTGATGAATGGCCGGGTTTGCATGAAACTAGTGGCAGGGTCCTGGATAAGCAGCTTTCTGGCCGTCGCCATAGTAAATAATTTCTTCTTCCAATTAAGATTCTGTGATTTCAAAGAAATTGACCATTTCTTCTGTGACCTTTCCCCCTTGCTAAAGGTCTCCTGCGATGACACCCAGACTCTGCAAATTCTTTCATTTATTGTCGCTGCTGTAGGGACACTTGTGCCCTGTCTACTGACCCTGGCATCCTACGTGTGTATCATCACCGCCATCCTGAGGATCCCGTCCGCCTCCGGGAGGagaaaggccttttccacctgctcctcccacctcattgtggtgacACTTTACTATGGCATCGTGATCACTGTCTATGTGGTTCCAACAGCCAGCACTCCCTATCTCCTACAAAAGGTACTCTCGGTCTTCTACACGGTCCTGACTCCCCTGATCAACCCCGtcatctactgcctgagaaacaaggaggtgaACGACTCCCTGGAGAAAGCTGTTCATAAGCTGGTTTCTTGCAGCAACAGGCGTGGAATCCAACAAGACAAATTTTAG